tgaaaataacaaatatttaatatattttgtaaccacGTTGTTTtgtttacacaataattatccTTTTAAGTTCAAACTTCAAAGATTAAGAAAATCTAGATAAGCAAATCGTTATCATAATGATATACTCCATGTAGGGGTCTGTCTATTCTATAGTGACTTGATAGCATCGAGGTATATaaaccacgaactactacataggactggacactctGGGCTGGGGGAGGGTGGGACACCGGTCACAAAGTTGTACGGGTATGTACGTTTGCGACTGTGATGCTATCTAGTGACGTACTAGATTTACTACATttcgaattttacttttataaacataatatttatatacatatagacttatgaaatatgaaaaatttatgaatatgtaattaaatatgtaatttataattacttattaaattaccataagaatgagacaatactcaagtatgtctaatcaaaagcaagttagaaatcacgcaaaaaaaaaaactttccaaattggtagcaacatagtaactagtaatacgcattcatttatttagaaataatagtgaatataaaaagtttgtcgttgatttgaatttttgatcgtttttcagttatcactagtgactagtcacgacttatcacataaaataattaacaacagcacagtataaaaaaatgccaccagagagcagctacatagcgaacgtacgaccaccgtacaactttgcagccaccttattttatacagtgtccagtcctatgtagtagttcgtgataTAAACTATactaactatataggtatagtttatatacctcAATGCTTGATAGAGATAGTGTGGCCATACTGATAAGGTATACTGATAGCCGCCATTAGTTTCCTAAATTTCTTAGCGGGCAATAAGAATAGATACACCATACattaaacttattaacttatgtatgtatgttattgaataaaatctaaaatctaaatactgatttttattattctattttgtttaaatgacACTGGtcgtaaaaacattaaattttgaaatgaaACATGTATCATTGTTCTAAATTAAACCAGGACAAAAGAATAAAActtgttaaatgaaaattattccaTTAATTcagaataaatgataaattaatgcaTTCATGACTAGATTGAGAAAtcatatatgtaatttataatggtattgtgtataaatattttttttttttttaatatcaaacagTACTGTTCTCTGTTAAgtatttctcaatttttttttaacaatagtcaaattattatttaaataataaatttaattacttttagatttaacatttattatagatacaaagtatttttattatttaatttaccccATTAAGTAGAGCTTGTAGCGAGGTAAATGAGTTGTTAGAATACAAtaaaacctataggtatattgttaaattacaaaattattaagataCTTATTTCCTAAAatggtatacaattaaatttcaagtgaattcatattttcatataaaattggATAGGTATCTAtgaatgaataaaatacattaaaaatcattatgttaatacttttatttattttaaaatattataaatggaaattataaatatatatacgagtaactataataataatggaatcaCTTTTTTCCATGTGCATCTATAGACTTGCTACTATATTTGTTTAGGAGCTTTGAATTTTTTCTTCCTGAAATTTTTAGTCTAAAAATCACAaatctgtttataatatattttctaagatTATGACATTctggaatataaaattcaattgtaTTCATTTGCTGTATTAAAAACTTCTTAATATCACAATTTTGGTCTTTGATATGAGGAAAAAACTTCTGGAAAGATCCttccatttttaaaaagaaatcaaatgtatttttattacaaaagaaTAAACAACCTTTTTTAAAGCGTTTTAGCCTAGATAATTTTGTGAACTCATAATCAATACTTGAATTAGATCcaacaaaatttaaacaatttttacataatttagacttttttttaatgctatGTATTATATAGCCACAAATATTGTATAGAGAATTTAGTTCACCATTATTTAGTAAAAGAACATGTGGCTCAACTAATTTATCAGTAATTTTTACTTCTGACAAGTTATTGCATTGGTTTTTGTATGACATCCAAACATCCTGACAACAATTCCTGTCTCTGGgaaaatgtttcattaaataCCCTTTTTTGTCGGAGTTTGAACACCCGATGGCTACACAACAAGGCATGATGatgtaaaacagtaaaaataatttttaaagaaatacacTGCACACTGCCATGAATAGCGAAAAACATTtgttcttttataaatattttaaggttaactaaataataagcaACAAAACAACAATTAGGAGTAAACATGGTAAAtccgaaattaatatttatcaatatactaacttaaaactaaaaataatttgattttagactggctacttattttatatttaaattaaaagtgttgTTATCATAGGAAACTAATGGCGGTAAAATATCTAAACCAATCAAAAACATTCTCGTACATGGCCACACTATCTCTATCAAgtcactatagtctataccacAGAATAACTCAGTtaatcaaaaatagttttaatagtgTTAGAAGTtttacatatctatatatatatcctctgatgaaagttttaatttacctttaaattttagttgattgaataaattccattaaaataaataaattaattattagNNNNNNNNNNNNNNNNNNNNNNNNNNNNNNNNNNNNNNNNNNNNNNNNNNAACATGGTAAAtccgaaattaatatttatcaatatactaacttaaaactaaaaataatttgattttagactggctacttattttatatttaaattaaaagtgttgTTATCATAGGAAACTAATGGCGGTAAAATATCTAAACCAATCAAAAACATTCTCGTACATGGCCACACTATCTCTATCAAgtcactatagtctataccacggatatagatactatggttgaaCAACGAGCAATAATATGACGGCgccaaatgttcttatcaagttacataaatacataaatagtatccatacaaaaaaaGTCGCGACATACTAGCGCTCCACCGTGGGTAGGTAGCCCGGCTTGGTTACCGTAACTTAATAGTAGTTATAGAGGGCGCTAGTAAAACGCGACTTTTCGTCAGGattgataagaacattcggcGCCGCTCAGCGCTTTGATCCAATATGGGCCgtcgtgcaaccatagtatctatatccgtgtgGTCTATACCACAGAATAACTCAGTtaatcaaaaatagttttaatagtgTTAGAAGTtttacatatctatatatatatcctctgatgaaagttttaatttacctttaaattttagttgattgaataaattccattaaaataaataaattaattattagtgtacaagtttcatactacttagatgTGGATAAGGTATTGTGGAAACCTTAGTCTGCATGTTTGAATTGGAATTAGGAAATgccaatttaaatatgtacaggAATATGTATtcaaacacaacataatataatggccAGGTAGGTAGTAATTGAAATCAAGTACAAATTAAGATACAAGTGAGTCactaattttgttgaaattagttagtatattgatatttgataatttgaaaaaattgcatatttattaacaaatgattaactgtaaaattaatttattttacaaaataatacaactaagaGAAGTCTTTTAAATATATGTCATAAATTCTAACCATCATGTCTGCACCACAAGATGCCATTTGTAGAATACCCTTTCTGTATCTTAAGTCAGTTTTACACAGTAATGGTTGAAACTTAATTTTCTTTACTGTTAAATGATGTCCAAATCTAAAATAGTAGTTATTTAaggaaacaatatatatttaaagcgacaaatttaatgataaagtaatttataaaacatgtattattaattattggtattCAGCTTAAGTAAAAGGATACTCATTGATCAAATCAGCAATTTTAAACCAAGGTGTAACAGATTTATCTTCAGAACTCcatttatataaactaatatttccACTATCAGCACCAACAGCCAATAAGTAGGTTTTCTTACATTCACTAATTAGTGTTGGAGCAAACGCTACAGCTGTAAAACTCTTATCTGATACTATTAAAGGATTGGTTTTGGCACAGTAAGTAATTTTGCTATCAACACTTTGATCATTTCGACCCCAAATTACTAATTTTCCATCTCTAGATCCAGTAGCAAAGTATACCGAATCATGAGTCCAGGCACAACACCATATTATTCGCGTATGAATACCGGTGTGTTTATctgatttacttataataataaaagagtttgtttttatatcatattcaaATAATGACCAAGTACGATCACGTGAAACAGATAGAAGATTTCTACTATCTGGTGAAAAAGCCAATTGAGTTACAGTTAAATTATGTGATATTAACTTTTGTATCTGTTGGAAATTTTCTGTATTcctgaaaaaaatcaaaattttaaaatttgactgaGTTTTTAGTGAATTCTTGGTTTTTAAACTAAttcaattttacatataaacatattattacatagtttattttatttcaattaccatattataatagaagcCAGCTCTAAGGATGTAGCTTTTGCTGCTGAGGCTAACCATTTATGGTTAAATGAAGATGCTAAACAGTAAACTTCATAAACGTGACCATAAAGTTTTTGAATTTCAGGCCataatgtattttgaattaaatcttCTTCAGTTGGAggttctaatataaaataatgtcatataaattaggtaaatttgtataaaaagtaTTGCTGGTAACGGAAAGAATGggacataacaataaaattattgtaattattcaaaatacataaaaaaatttgaagaatATCAAAAGCAAATccccttaaaatattattataacacttatgttttttgttaattataaatgttcattgttcaataatttgaattatattcaaTGTCTTTGTATTTTAAGTTACCaagaatattatcaattatactcCGGTCCACGAGAGAACAATACCATATCCCGATCAAAACGCCTCAGATCCCGCACATCCCCACTGTCCCCAACGACAAAGGTTTGTTAATGTTCGTTACGTTTAGCAACACTGGACGGAATCGTTTGTATATATACAACCTATACCATTGAGGCACAAATAAATGGGGGAAAATTATGCTTCGGATCAGTCACCACCATCAGTCTACATGCGCGAAACGATAATGCCGGAGTATAGAATCTccattaaattatgtacataattatatagtaagtCGTAGGAGGtagaataaaaagtatatttttaatttttaaaaacacttacGATTTAAAGACAaaggaataaaataatgttctgGATAATCTTTCTTTTTTGGTTgactagtattatttttaaagtcatcTTCAGACACTGCTTTATTTGATAACCCAAGTGATGGAACAGAAGCACCAAGTGGACATTTTGTGATATCTTaacgaaaattaataaaacaatattattttacaaaaacaaaataaataaaatctcagaaataactgaataaatattaaataaaaatttatttttttaataaaattaataattttaagaataaaaatatatttaccaacagagtcaaaattaattttagctaGTTGactcatattttctaaaaaattgtagGGTGCTTGAAATGCTCTAATCACTTTTTCCTCAGCTGAAGATACAAAACTTATACTCGACAACATAGCAACACTAGACATATTATATCCATGAACTTGAGGTCGTGCCATTTCATGccaattctaaaacaaatagtAAATTGTTGGGAATCTATTTTGGGACTccttttttatttgatgtaagAATcaggttagttatattattcattcaagACTAGTTGCAATGTTGCATGCTTTAGTAGAGCAAATATGGTAGTTTGGGCcccacaaataatttttttagtaaaaaaataatcagcttataagcaatatatataagttataagatggttaaattatataatacattttaagattcccaaaattttagttatatactaatattaaaaaaaaatattaaatacatattgagatttatttatttgaaccaCTAGTCTGATCCTTCATCTGATTTCTGCACTTgtcatacaattaataaacatacatcataTGATTATATTAGCTTTActtgtaaatttcaaataaataaataattggacaATAAGAAAAAACTTACATAAGAGTGTAAATTGTTAACTGGTTTGTTTGATTTCAACCATTGAGCATGAATTCTTGAAGTCTGGTCAGAACTTACAGAAACAATATATTTGCCTTCTGGATCCCAAGCAATGTCCTCAACAGATCCAAAATGACCGCCAATTGTAACTCCAGGAGTCCAACTACCATTTTTATTCTGGAGAATAGATGTATGTAAATAGATGATTTCTaattagttttcaatatttgttttcattgcATACTTTTGTCCATAGATGAAATGATCCATTGTGACCTTGAGCTAATATACTATTACCATCAGGAGAAAATTTCCCACCATAAAACCCTAATGTATTACCACCAACTTCGCCCAACCTTATTATATCCACCCAAAGACCACTGTCTTCATCATATGCCCAAACCGCCAATGTTTTATCCATAGAAACTGAAAGTAACTCCATTTTTTTCTCTGAAATATAATCtagaatataataggtataacaagATATAGGTATTCAGT
This portion of the Acyrthosiphon pisum isolate AL4f chromosome A1, pea_aphid_22Mar2018_4r6ur, whole genome shotgun sequence genome encodes:
- the LOC100159144 gene encoding probable elongator complex protein 2 isoform X3; this encodes MNKFEQIKTVYVSSAVNSSPNCLDWGVNGLVIYGSCNAIHLYDPQITNESDGRVVSSFVAHTMRVNSVKWVQNVDSSCCQQDIVSCSTDNTAILWEDIQPTGFYKAYEKLIGHSDVVTINDAIRLANQTLVIVTAAGDCTVKVWIKHKNENTSECVQTIDFDSVLCLSLKMTLLSNTNCLLLACGLSNSKIQLYLNDFSNGDSVFLPSHSLIGHEDWVRSLDFISEDNLGNLYLASGSQDSVIRLWKFTVEKSYNNCISNKEFDDTLKLESKTFNVTKQDGSDCIYMIQLETVISGHDGWIYGVHWKPNYFTDYISEKKMELLSVSMDKTLAVWAYDEDSGLWVDIIRLGEVGGNTLGFYGGKFSPDGNSILAQGHNGSFHLWTKNKNGSWTPGVTIGGHFGSVEDIAWDPEGKYIVSVSSDQTSRIHAQWLKSNKPVNNLHSYNWHEMARPQVHGYNMSSVAMLSSISFVSSAEEKVIRAFQAPYNFLENMSQLAKINFDSVDITKCPLGASVPSLGLSNKAVSEDDFKNNTSQPKKKDYPEHYFIPLSLNQPPTEEDLIQNTLWPEIQKLYGHVYEVYCLASSFNHKWLASAAKATSLELASIIIWNTENFQQIQKLISHNLTVTQLAFSPDSRNLLSVSRDRTWSLFEYDIKTNSFIIISKSDKHTGIHTRIIWCCAWTHDSVYFATGSRDGKLVIWGRNDQSVDSKITYCAKTNPLIVSDKSFTAVAFAPTLISECKKTYLLAVGADSGNISLYKWSSEDKSVTPWFKIADLINEFGHHLTVKKIKFQPLLCKTDLRYRKGILQMASCGADMMVRIYDIYLKDFS
- the LOC100159144 gene encoding probable elongator complex protein 2 isoform X2, which translates into the protein MICNKMNKFEQIKTVYVSSAVNSSPNCLDWGVNGLVIYGSCNAIHLYDPQITNESDGRVVSSFVAHTMRVNSVKWVQNVDSSCCQQDIVSCSTDNTAILWEDIQPTGFYKAYEKLIGHSDVVTINDAIRLANQTLVIVTAAGDCTVKVWIKHKNENTSECVQTIDFDSVLCLSLKMTLLSNTNCLLLACGLSNSKIQLYLNDFSNGDSVFLPSHSLIGHEDWVRSLDFISEDNLGNLYLASGSQDSVIRLWKFTVEKSYNNCISNKEFDDTLKLESKTFNVTKQDGSDCIYMIQLETVISGHDGWIYGVHWKPNYFTEKKMELLSVSMDKTLAVWAYDEDSGLWVDIIRLGEVGGNTLGFYGGKFSPDGNSILAQGHNGSFHLWTKNKNGSWTPGVTIGGHFGSVEDIAWDPEGKYIVSVSSDQTSRIHAQWLKSNKPVNNLHSYNWHEMARPQVHGYNMSSVAMLSSISFVSSAEEKVIRAFQAPYNFLENMSQLAKINFDSVDITKCPLGASVPSLGLSNKAVSEDDFKNNTSQPKKKDYPEHYFIPLSLNQPPTEEDLIQNTLWPEIQKLYGHVYEVYCLASSFNHKWLASAAKATSLELASIIIWNTENFQQIQKLISHNLTVTQLAFSPDSRNLLSVSRDRTWSLFEYDIKTNSFIIISKSDKHTGIHTRIIWCCAWTHDSVYFATGSRDGKLVIWGRNDQSVDSKITYCAKTNPLIVSDKSFTAVAFAPTLISECKKTYLLAVGADSGNISLYKWSSEDKSVTPWFKIADLINEFGHHLTVKKIKFQPLLCKTDLRYRKGILQMASCGADMMVRIYDIYLKDFS
- the LOC100159144 gene encoding probable elongator complex protein 2 isoform X1; the encoded protein is MICNKMNKFEQIKTVYVSSAVNSSPNCLDWGVNGLVIYGSCNAIHLYDPQITNESDGRVVSSFVAHTMRVNSVKWVQNVDSSCCQQDIVSCSTDNTAILWEDIQPTGFYKAYEKLIGHSDVVTINDAIRLANQTLVIVTAAGDCTVKVWIKHKNENTSECVQTIDFDSVLCLSLKMTLLSNTNCLLLACGLSNSKIQLYLNDFSNGDSVFLPSHSLIGHEDWVRSLDFISEDNLGNLYLASGSQDSVIRLWKFTVEKSYNNCISNKEFDDTLKLESKTFNVTKQDGSDCIYMIQLETVISGHDGWIYGVHWKPNYFTDYISEKKMELLSVSMDKTLAVWAYDEDSGLWVDIIRLGEVGGNTLGFYGGKFSPDGNSILAQGHNGSFHLWTKNKNGSWTPGVTIGGHFGSVEDIAWDPEGKYIVSVSSDQTSRIHAQWLKSNKPVNNLHSYNWHEMARPQVHGYNMSSVAMLSSISFVSSAEEKVIRAFQAPYNFLENMSQLAKINFDSVDITKCPLGASVPSLGLSNKAVSEDDFKNNTSQPKKKDYPEHYFIPLSLNQPPTEEDLIQNTLWPEIQKLYGHVYEVYCLASSFNHKWLASAAKATSLELASIIIWNTENFQQIQKLISHNLTVTQLAFSPDSRNLLSVSRDRTWSLFEYDIKTNSFIIISKSDKHTGIHTRIIWCCAWTHDSVYFATGSRDGKLVIWGRNDQSVDSKITYCAKTNPLIVSDKSFTAVAFAPTLISECKKTYLLAVGADSGNISLYKWSSEDKSVTPWFKIADLINEFGHHLTVKKIKFQPLLCKTDLRYRKGILQMASCGADMMVRIYDIYLKDFS